GTTCCCAACACCAGTAATGCCAACAAAGATGCAAACAAAGGCTTTAGTGGCACGAAACCCCAAATTCCGGAAATGATAGGTAGTCCTCTGCACGAACCAACCAACAATGCGAATATGGAGATACAGAAACCAGATTGAACAGTTTGGGATGGATTCTTTGACGTTGTTTAGTCTAAGTTCGATTCAGAAGAACCTTGTGTGATACCCATGTCTGCTTTGGTAGAAAGAGATCACAAGGTTAGTTACAGCAATTTAGTGGGGCATACTACTATGGTGGTTTCTGCTGGGTCATTGCTTTTACACATATTTAGTTATGCGGAGCTTACTACCAGATGGTAATACTTTTCTGCTCGTACAGTGATACAAAGAcgtttaatataaaatatcgATGCAACCCACTAGTAGGTCATTCTCAGGGTTTCCAACATGTGTGAAACAATTTCATCAGCAGTACTATTCCCCCACTATGATCTCCATGATATCTCCCAAAAGACTGATATAGGGAAGAATGCGCCCGCTCTTCGCGCTTGAACCGTTCATGATCAAACTTTCCGAGGACCAGTTTCGAAAAATCCACGTTTTAAATTATTGCTTGCAGTAGCTGCTTTCTGAGGTAAAGTACAAGTGACGTCAAGCATTATCGCTGATGCTCTTGGAACTACTAAGTCTGGTGTCATAGCTGTCGTTAGCTGGACTCTCGTATATAGACTCATAGCACTGCTGTATTCATTGACTGGTGCTGGGGAGCGGTGCATAGGCGTCATCATTAAGTCTTTGCTTATGTAATCACAAGCTGTTTAATTCCTTGAATATGTTCTTTGGTATTTGTCAGTTAATGTGAATCAGTAAGAAAGCCTAGGATTCATACCAATTTGCCAATGTGGCTGCATAGCCGGAAATAGGAGGAATCGGCCAAATTTTAGGAAATATTTGAAAGGCTGCTTTATGTGGCGGAAACGAAATGCCGAGAGGAACATACAtagttctatttattttttttttttttttttctaaaaaaaaaagaaaagaaaagaaaaacagagaaTGGGATGAATACGCACGTCAAGCAACTCTAACAACAAATATAAGGCGGACGAGAAAACGACAGAATATCTTCAAGAATATAAGCATAACagatctattattatccGTCCCCATTCACAATCTGTACTTTCTTTAtcatgttttctttcttcttagCATATATAGCCCAGATCCACCTCCTAACCCCACAATTAGgatatttaattatactcCAATCTTCTTTGTATAATCATAAGATACTTTTtccaagaaaaatagaatattgGCGTATAAAAAACATTAGATATTTTAACCATGTGCTGGTGCTAAAGATACTAAAAAAACTAGAaagtttttataaaataaatattatctatacctataatagtatagtttgCTCTCTTTATTTCAACCTGGCTCTAGTCTTTGTttactacatacatacttagcatctatattttagaaaatagcAAACATAGATAACACAAATGGGTATCCTTCTATCACCAAAGTATGTCATGATATTCCCTTGCCTTCCTATTACCAGGCCAATTACACACTTATTAACCAATATCCTAGACATTGATGACATGGGATTCGGTGATCAGCCAATGGGCCAACCCGACCGCATTAACGGCACCTGGCAACTCCGGCGCATCAGCAGCGTCGTAGTAAACGGTGACACAGAGAACGTACACACGTTGTACCAGAAGGACACGCATAAGGGTATTATTCTCTCCACGCCGCTTCTGTTGCCGTTGAAGAAAGGGGAGAACACGATTACTGTTGGCGGGCTGTGGAACGGGTTTGATTATAAAGGAGCGGATTTGGATCGGATTGTGGTGTATCCGCCGGAAggggtgaagaagaggtggtTTTGGTAAAGTGACGAGGATCTGATTAGCATCAAGCTGTTTATTAACCTTGCTACTCAGCAGGGACCTCCCTGTTGCACATTGGGGACACCCTACACCTTCTGTGATTACCTGGCTGTGTTACAGTTGTGAATACTTTGTGTATTAATCGTGCGTACTCCGTAATCTGATCGCATTATCTTTCCCTATCCATGAGTGCTGTATTGCCTTACTGATATTTGTACTCTGGGTCAGCAACCACCCTTCtcaagcagcagcatcacTATATCCTCATGTTCTGCGTTAAAGGCATGTCTTAGTGCTGTTCGGCCCTGACGATCCTTGGATTCTAGGTCACAGCCTTCTCAATGAGCAGCTTAGCGATATGTTTATGTCCGTATTAAGCAGCCAATATCAATGGGGTTTCCCAATCACCAGATCGGCACTCCAGATCGGCGCCTTTGTCAAGTAGTGTTTCCACAGCTGATTTATATCCTCTCTCTGTATACCATAGCAAAGATGAGGTTCCGGAAAACCTGATTTTATATGTATATAGAGGGCCCATTTATTGAATGCCATAGACTCGGGGGTGCGttaatagaaaagaaaggatatcCTTCTCATTGTCTAGACTTTCAATGATGAGGAGTAACTCATCTGGAAGATCGAGGAGAGGCATTGTAACAGAAAGTGTAAGAGGAAAGCTTTTCAGCGTTGGTGTATAAAAGTGTTCACTTCAAGGATTCAAGATAAGGCTACGTGCAgggaaggtggagaggaaagagCTTTCCCTCGGCTAGGATCTTCAATCTCCAATCTAAATGGGAGCCCTAAGCCATAGACGGAGAGATCGTCGCCTTGCAGGGATACGTGGGGCTGTGGAGAAAGTAAGGCAGGTGAAGCGCTTAGGCGGCAACAAGAGATAAAGAATCAGGACATTAGTGCATATAAGATAAACTAGTCAGAAGTACCGACCAGGATGGCAGATCACACAAGTAATGTACGTTGGCTATGACATCCTTATCAACCCAGGATATTACCACGCTATGCATGCATCCATTATCTCCCAGCACAACCAAACTAGACGCTAGAGCAGGCaaacaaagagaaggaaTCATCCCTGGCTCCTTGAACAGCACTATTGGTGGTAGCAGCGATTTGGGGCCTTTTCTGTCAACCAACCCCGCGCCTTCCCACCCACCCGTGAGATGCCATATTACCATATAAGTCGGCTTTCGCCCATTGCCCCAGCTCATCTCAGTTCTCACATTCTTGGTTTTCAAGTTCAGGTTACgcatcttcctcctgcaaCAGTTGACAATGGCTCCCCAAAAGCAACTTGTCCTCATGCTCACCTCCTTCCGCTATAAGATAGAAGCTATCTCCGAGAAGGACTTCCACGAGTACGGAACCAGACAGCATGATGGCAATTTTGCCTGATCATGGCAGGCCTGTCAGTCACTTCTCTTCTCACTGCGGTTGAATCTACCGTTACATCGACTGCTCTGCCCACTATCTCGCGCGATCTACATGCGGGAGGGTATAACGTCTGGTTTGCAAGTGCAGTCTTTCTGTTGAGGTTGGTCCCCGCTTCGCCCTCATCATTTACAGACCGAATAACCATGGCCTTGCCAGCACCGCGTTTCAACCGCTTAACGGACAGCTTGCCGACGTTTTTGGTCAACGATGGCCCCGCTGTCGCCCTGCCTGCTTCGGGAAGTGGCATCAGCGGTGGTGCGAGCTCGTCTCGGAAGCGCCAATCTGCTGGTCAATATTACCTCCTGTTACCTTATTATTTTACACCAACGAGCGCAAGTGACAGCGCTTATCTTCATAGTGTTTCGGTGAGCTCCTCCATCGGACCCTTCATCGGAGGCGCTCTCACGCAGCACGTCACCTAGCGGTGGTCATTCTATATCCGCCTTCCCATCGCGGGGACCGCCATAGTGTTCATAGTCCTCCTTTTGACGGTCAAGTCCAAGAGCCAATCGATTATGCGATTCGGGATACTCGCGGAATGATGTCCAACGACCCACATTTTTGATACACACACCAGCCATGGGCAACTCATATATGACTCAGATGGTTACTCCTACGGCGTGTGATTGGAGACCACTTTCTGCACTACCATGGCTAATAGCCAGCTTCGAGCAAATACGAATCACTTAGTAACTATGGATGTTCAAGCATGTCCAGGGTAGTTCAAGAGCCTGCCAGAATATCGCAGCGGTTGATTTGCGCCCAGGGCAGAATCAGTGGGGCACTTTTACCTGATAGCTAGACGCGTCCGGGTTTCGAGTCGCAGAAGAACATTTCATTACTAGACTAGCGTCTTGGGATGCCGTTGTTGCATGACTCGACTAGCCTTGCTCTACATGAAATTCAAATCTTAGTTTTTTGAGATCATCTTACAGTCGGCAAACCCCTACATACTTTACTCCTTCCAGTAGACTTTATCCTTCAAATACTCCCTTTGGACTGCAGAATATCGACCCACGAATGCAGAGGTCATTCAAATATCTGGGGATACATACCTGAAAACCTTTTTATTACTGCCGTTCTCGGACCCTTGGCGCCAATCCCGCTTTTCGTATATCAATTTTTAGCCCCATAGTAGCGTTGCGCTAAAACCAGTACACAATACATTATTGGGCAAATTGTGTCCGTAAATCTTATCTGATCATCTGATAGGGGACGTAAATGCACGCTTGGAGCACTTATTGCTGTGCCGCTCTTGGCTACTGAACTGAGACTGCAGTGCGCCGTAAATCCCTTTGCATATGTGAACTTCGCCTGTTTGTCCCCTCTTTTACCCATACCCCGTCGTCGATCTAATCCTACACTTTCGTGTTCCTGCATCCGCCAGCCATGAGCGGCTCTCCTTCCAACGGCATGCCAAAGGCCGTCGTGCCGAGCCAGATTGAACCCGTTGTCAGTGCGGTGGAGGATACGGAACAGAATGCAGGGGTCGATCGCATCGTGCAAGAGCCCTCCAGGGATGGTGTGAGTATCTCAGACAAGGATTCCACCTTGTTTCAAGGCGGTGTTCAGCGAGTGAGAGCGATCACTTCCTTATGGTCGAAGAATACGAT
This DNA window, taken from Aspergillus flavus chromosome 5, complete sequence, encodes the following:
- a CDS encoding uncharacterized protein (expressed protein), translated to MPRGTYIVLFIFFFFFSKKKRKEKKNREWDEYARQATLTTNIRRTRKRQNIFKNISITDLLLSVPIHNLYFLYHVFFLLSIYSPDPPPNPTIRIFNYTPIFFV